In a single window of the Etheostoma spectabile isolate EspeVRDwgs_2016 chromosome 3, UIUC_Espe_1.0, whole genome shotgun sequence genome:
- the smtnl gene encoding smoothelin, like, whose amino-acid sequence MEAPTLAEMGDLCHPRSSSPEGETVCAALARYENTLRDAIREIQVDVSTFKLGMERRLEETANLSGPLGRAVAQLQQENRQLRSQLEALTLQVELLSGMMCDRSTLLNNSHIHSHNHKNHLSDIQENHQEIKEVIYGKGEAHTQSQALVHIQPCNLGSKAQTYSGLSSQSSPASPPASFSSSPSSSSPSVGSRVSSMVTGPVSSSSPSTARFSSRATFAVSSKTNSIEREEPIEVDPTPTHAGLENGHAATTEHSELVHGKISPPNDFPHEHTAPVAMRMPHLPITATTKTAEMKGPDSPSSPVGSRSSPVPEASPTGQSAASTNQTQPIEESSIQPVSSTWTPTPTRALGSPRLQDKANLAPAKSVTYSGLLQHDRDGDVSGDRSFGQVGERRRELVRSQTLPRNIGAQARRSIFERLDSEASNSRPKPVDSKPKLKRSQSFGVSSASSIKQILLEWCRSKTIGYQNIDIQNFSSSWSDGMAFCALVHSFFPTEFDYNALVPANRKHNFELAFGTAEVKACCDRLIEVEDMMIMGRKPDPMCVFTYVQSLYNHLRKFE is encoded by the exons ATGGAAGCCCCAACCTTGGCTGAGATGGGAGACTTGTGTCACCCCCGGTCTTCCTCTCCAGAGGGGGAGACAGTGTGTGCAGCACTAGCCCGTTATGAAAACACTCTGAGAGATGCCATTAGGGAGATCCAAGTGGACGTCAGCACTTTTAAGCTGGGCATGGAGCGTCGTCTAGAGGAGACAGCCAACCTGAGCGGGCCTCTTGGACGAGCTGTGGcgcagctccagcaggagaaCCGGCAGCTCAGGAGTCAGCTGGAGGCTCTCACCCTACAGGTGGAGCTCCTGAGTGGGATGATGTGTGACAGGAGCACCTTGCTTAACAACAGCCACATTCACAGTCATAATCACAAGAATCACCTCAGTGACATTCAGGAGAACCATCAGGAGATAAAAGAGGTGATCTATGGGAAGGGTGAGGCTCACACTCAGAGCCAGGCTCTGGTCCACATCCAGCCCTGCAACCTGGGGAGCAAAGCCCAGACCTACAGTGGCCTCAGCAGTCAGTCCAGTCCTGCGTCTCCACCTGCCTCCTTCTCATCCTCCCCCAGCTCCAGCAGTCCTTCTGTTGGCTCCAGAGTTTCCTCCATGGTGACGGGCCCGGTGTCAAGCAGCAGCCCCTCCACTGCCCGCTTCTCCAGCCGAGCCACATTCGCCGTTTCCAGCAAGACTAAC AGTATTGAGCGTGAGGAGCCAATAGAGGTGGACCCCACCCCAACACATGCTGGACTGGAGAATGGACATGCTGCTACCACAG AACATTCAGAGTTGGTACACGGAAAAATCTCTCCACCCAATGACTTCCCACACGAGCACACAGCCCCTGTCGCCATGCGGATGCCCCACCTCCCCATCACCGCCACCACCAAGACGGCAGAAATGAAGGGCCCCGACTCTCCCAGCAGCCCTGTCGGTTCTCGCTCCTCTCCAGTCCCTGAGGCTTCACCTACCGGCCAATCAGCTGCTAGCACCAACCAGACCCAACCAATAGAGGAGTCTTCAATTCAACCAG tGTCTTCTACATGGACCCCGACACCTACCAGAGCTCTGGGATCGCCCCGCCTTCAAG ATAAAGCAAATTTAGCCCCAGCTAAGTCTGTCACCTACTCAGGGCTATTGCAGCATGACAG AGACGGTGATGTAAGCGGCGACAGATCCTTTGGGCAGGTCGGAGAGAGGAGGCGGGAGTTGGTGAGGTCACAGACTCTGCCACGTAACATTGGCGCTCAGGCTCGTCGATCCATCTTTGAAAGGCTGGACTCTGAAGCCAGTAACAG TCGCCCCAAACCAGTGGACTCCAAACCCAAACTGAAGCGGTCTCAAAGTTTTGGGGTGTCCAGTGCCAGCAGCATCAAACAGATTCTTCTTGAGTGGTGTCGCTCCAAGACCATAGGCtaccag AACATTGACATCCAGAACTTCTCGTCCAGCTGGAGCGATGGGATGGCTTTCTGCGCTTTGGTCCACTCCTTCTTCCCCACTGAGTTTGACTATAACGCTCTGGTGCCCGCCAACCGCAAACACAACTTTGAACTGGCCTTTGGAACTGCAGA AGTAAAGGCATGCTGCGACCGGCTGATCGAGGTGGAGGACATGATGATCATGGGTCGTAAACCAGACCCCATGTGTGTCTTCACCTACGTCCAGTCCCTCTACAACCACCTGCGCAAGTTTGAGTGA